Below is a window of Tolypothrix bouteillei VB521301 DNA.
CCACTTTATCAGCAAGAGCGCGAACTTGCCAAACTTGAAGGACGCCTTGAAGGACGACTTGAAGGAAAACTTGAAGGAAAACTTGAAGGACGCGTTGAAGGAAAACTTGAAGGACGACTTGAAGGACAAAGGCAAGTGGTAGAAAACTTGTTAAGAGTTCGTTTTGGTTCTGTTGATGCACAACTGTCAGCAATTATTGAAGCAATATTAGCTTTGCCACCAGAAGAATTTACGCCATTACTCGTGCAGTTATCGCGGCAAGATTTAATTGCTCGCTTTGGCAATAGTCAGCAATCGTCTGATAACTAACCACCATAAGAGCCATCAGTCATACCGATCGCGTCGTTGTATTTACGACCGGGTGCGAGTGGAAAGCGTGCGAGCTGTTCCACTCGATTTCTCTACATCCCCGGTTTTTTTTCTTAGCATGACAGTTGTGTGCTCGCACGGTCGGTATTACCTCAACTTTTCTAGCAACAGAGAATAAACAGATTGATGGATGAGAGATATATTTCATTCATAAATGCGAGATTTTTCTGCCATCTTAACTATTTAAAATTCTCATAATTTCTGAGAGAAATCATGTCTTCAAAACAAGATAGAATCTGACGAATCTCTTCCTACAGTGCTGAGACAGTCGTTTCAATCTAGGGAAAAAAGCGGATTTCAAGCTGCTAGTCACACCCTCGAGTTACGAAGACAAACTCGGTGATGGAGATGACACTCACAACACTCAGGAAAAAACTCTCAACATCTCAAAACATGACCCGATTTCTTCATGACCAATTTGCCAAAGATTATCTCGAAAAATTACTCCAATCCTATGGCGAACTACAAGTGCCAAGACGGGTCAGCGCAGAAGTCAGAGAAATCGATATTTTCTTTGCACCCACACCGACCACTACAGAACAGCGAGAAACTTTAGGATTGTTAGGTAGAATCGCCGCACTCCCTGCTATCTTAGAACCATTTCGCAATGCCGCATCTGCCGAAGAAATTTGTGATTGTTTGCTCAAACTGTTACAAATTAAGGGAGAATTGCGGCGAGAAGCCAAGCGCAACAACGTCTCTTTAGCAGACTCAGCTATTCCCAAACTTTGGATACTCACTCCCACAGCTTCACGTCAATTACTTTCAGGATTTGGAGCAACTAGAGCCGATGATTGGGTGAGTGGAGTGTACTTCATCGCTGATAGTTTCAGAACCGCAATTGTGGCGATTCATCAACTACCACTTACCCCAGAAACACTATGGTTGAGAATGTTGGGCAGAGGAAAAGTACAAAGCCGAGCCATTGATGAATTAGAAGCATTACCCGTCAGCCATCCGTTTCGTCAAGCCACGTTAGAATTGTTGTACACCCTCAGGCAAAATTTAGCAGCACAAACAATTTCAGAACCAGAAGATCGAGAGTTGATTATGAGATTAGCACCACTTTATCAGCAAGAGCGCGAACTTGCCAAACTTGAAGGACGCCTTGAAGGACGACTTGAAGGAAAACTTGAAGGAAAACTTGAAGGACGCGTTGAAGGAAAACTTGAAGGACGACTTGAAGGACAAAGGCAAGTGGTAGAAAACTTGTTAAGAGTTCGTTTTGGTTCTGTTGATGCACAACTGTCAGCAATTATTGAAGCAATATTAGCTTTGCCACCAGAAGAATTTACGCCATTACTCGTGCAGTTATCGCGGCAAGATTTAATTGCTCGCTTTGGCAATAGTCAGCAATCGTCTGATAACTAACCACCATAAGAGCCATCAGTCATACCGATCGCGTCGTTGTATTTACGACCGGGTGCGAGTGGAAAGCGTGCGAGCTGTTCCACTCGATTTCTCTACATCCCCGGTTTTTTTTCTTAGCATGACAGTTGTGTGCTCGCACGGTCGGTATTACCTCAACTTTTCTAGCAACAGAGAATAAACAGATTGATGGATGAGAGATATATTTCATTCATAAATGCGAGATTTTTCTGCCATCTTAACTATTTAAAATTCTCATAATTTCTGAGAGAAATCATGTCTTCAAAACAAGATAGAATCTGACGAATCTCTTCCTACAGTGCTGAGACAGTCGTTTCAATCTAGGGAAAAAAGCGGATTTCAAGCTGCTAGTCACACCCTCGAGTTACGAAGACAAACTCGGTGATGGAGATGACACTCACAACACTCAGGAAAAAACTCTCAACATCTCAAAACATGACCCGATTTCTTCATGACCAATTTGCCAAAGATTATCTCGAAAAATTACTCCAACCCTATGGCGAACTACAAGTTCCCAGACGGGTCAGCGCAGAGGTCAGAGAAATCGATATTTTCTTTGCTCCCACACCAACGACTACAGAACAATTGGAAACTTTAGGATTGTTAGGTAGAATCGCTGCTACACCAGCTATCCTAGAACCATTTCGCAATGCCGCATCCGCCGAAGAAATTTGTGATTGTTTGCTCAAACTGTTATAAATTAAGGGCGAATTGCGGCGAGAAGCCAAGCGCAACAACGTCTCTTTAGCAGACTCAGCTATTCCCAAACTTTGGATACTCACACCGACCGCTTCACGTCAATTACTTTCAGGATTTGGAGCAACTAGAGCCGATGATTGGGTGAGTGGAGTGTACTTCATCGCTGATAGTTTCAGAACCGCGATCGTGGCGATTCATCAACTACCACTTACCCCAGAAACACTATGGTTGAGAATGTTGGGCAGAGGAAAAGTACAAAGCCAAGCCATTGATGAATTAGAAGCATTACCCGTCAGCCATCCGTTTCGTCAAGCCACGTTAGAATTGTTGTACACACTCAGGCAAAATTTAGCAGCACAAACAATTTCAGAACCAGAAGATCGGGAGTTGATTATGAGATTAGCACCACTTTATCAGCAAGAGCGCGAACTTGCCAAACTTGAAGGACAAAGGCAAGTTGTAGAAAACTTGTTAAGAGTTCGTTTTGGTTCTGTTGATGCAGAACTGTTGGCAATTATTGAAGCAATATTGGCTTTGCCACCAGAAGAGTTTACGCCATTACTCGTGCAGTTATCGCGGCAAGATTTAATTGCTCGCTTTGGCAATAATTAGCGCTCGCCTGATAACTGACCACCACAAGTTCAGAACTAGAAGATCGGGAGTTGATTATGAGATTAGCACCACTTTATCAGCAAGAGCGCGAACTTGCCAAACTCGAAGGAAAACTTGAAGGAAAACTTGAAGGACGACTTGAAGGACAAAGGCAAGTTGTAGAAAACTTGTTAAGAGTTCGTTTTGGTTCTGTTGATGCACAATTGTCGGTAATTATTGAATCAATATTGGCTTTGCCACCAGAAGAGTTTACACCATTACTCGTGCAGTTATCGCGGCAAGACTTAATTGCTCGCTTTAGCAATAATTAGCACTCGGGCGATCGCTAACCACCACAAGAGCCATCAGTCATACCGATTGTGTCGTTGTATTCACAACCGGGTGCGAGTAGAAAGTGTCCAACCTGTTCCACTCCATGTCTCTACATACCCGGTTTTTTGAGCACTGTTTGAGCAGCAACTAAACTGTTAGCCGCTCTGCCAATATTTTGTTCTTTCTCTTCATGCTAGTGAGTCCAGCGCTACAGGCGGTGAGACCAGTGCTGATAGCGCAGCGTGGCACTTTCGTGCCATAGGCGGGAAAACCGCCTATGGCAACTGGCGTATAGCCCTGTGGGCATAGCTTCGCATCACGTAGTGTCTCCGCTCCTGAGATACAAGGGAGGGACGAGCGTTTGTGTAGCCGAGGCAGCGCGTTGCGGGGGTTCCCCCCGTTGAAGCGCCTGCCGTCCAGAATTCTATTCTTAGGGGAATTTTCAAAAACAGGATGCACCCTCTCCTAGTAGGAGAGAGGCGAGTTGGGGGTGAAATTTAAGCTTCGCGTGACGCTTCAATCAACAAGGTCTTCCCCTGTGTCGTCGGTACCTTCACCGCCATTTTCTTACTAAACACCAGTTCGTTATCCCCAGCATCAATCACTACCGTATCACCGGGAACAAACGTATTCTCCAACAGCTTAGTTGCTAATGGGTTTTCCACTTCCCGTTGAATTGCCCGTTTGATCGGTCTTGCTCCGTAAGTGGGATCGTATCCTACTTCCACCAAGCGATCGCAAGCTGCAGCAGATATTTCCAAGGAAATTTTCTGTTCGTTGAGGAGGCTTTCCACCCGTTTGAGTTGAATGCGTACAATTTGTCGCATTTCACTGCGGTTGAGTGTGTGGAACAAAATAGTTTCATCAACTCGGTTGAGAAACTCGGGACGGAAGTGAGAACGCAAAGCATCCATTACCCGATTCTGCATTCTTTCATAATTGGCGTCATCCCCAGATATATCCAGTATGTGTTCGCTACCGATATTACTGGTCATCACAATCACAGCATTGCGAAAATCAACTGTTCGTCCCTGAGAATCAGTAATTCTACCGTCTTCAAGCACTTGCAACAAAATATTAAACACATCGGGGTGAGCTTTTTCCACCTCATCCAGTAACACCACTGAGTAAGGACGGCGGCGAACTGCTTCGGAAAGCTGACCTCCTTCCTCATAACCCACATACCCTGGAGGCGCACCTACCAAACGAGACACGGAGTGTTTCTCCATATACTCTGACATATCCAAACGCACCATAGAGTCAGCCGAATCAAAGAGAAACTGTGCCAAAGCACGAGCCAATTCTGTTTTCCCCACACCCGTCGGTCCCATAAACAAAAACGAACCAATAGGACGACCGGGGTCTTTCATCCCCGCACGGGCGCGACGAATTGCTGCAGCAACAGCCGATACAGCTTTTTGTTGACCAACCACTCGTTCGTGCAGGTGATTTTCTAATTGCAACAACTTTTGCCGTTCCGATGCCAACAGGCGATTTACAGGAATACCCGTCCATTTAGCGACTATTTCGGCAATATCAGCTTCGGTAACCTGTTCTCGCAGTAATGTCGCTCCCGTACTTTGAATTTCTAGCAGTTGGGTTTCTTTAGCTTCGCGATCGCGCTGCACTCCTTCCAACTTCCCGTACTTCAACTGAGCGGCTTTATTCAAATCATACGCTCGTTCTGCTTGTTCAATTTGCACCCGCAGCTTTTCTTCTTCCTGCTTCAGGGCGCTAATTGCTTCCAGCAGTTGCTTTTCACCCTGCCATTGATTGTTTAAATTCTGCTGTTTCTCCGTTAAACTAGTAATTTCTTGCTCAATTCTTTCAAAACGCTCTTTGGTTTGAACCGTTGCTTTTTCTTCCCCAGCCAGAGATAACTTTTCCATTTCCAACTGCATCAACCGTCGGTCAATGATTTCTAATTCTGTTGGCTTAGAAGTAATCTCCATTTTTAACTGTGCTGCTGCTTCATCCACCAAGTCAATTGCTTTATCGGGTAAGAAGCGGTCGGAAATATATCTAGCTGACAGTGTTGCTGCAGCGACCAATGCTGAGTCAGAGATTTTTACGTTGTGATGAACTTCATAACGCTCTTTCAATCCCCGCAGAATGGAAATAGTATCCTCCACACTCGGTTGATCTACAAAAACTTGTTGAAAACGCCGTTCTAAAGCAGCATCTTTTTCAATAAATTTACGGTACTCATCCAAAGTTGTTGCTCCAATACAGCGCAGTTCACCCCGTGCGAGCATTGGTTTGAGCAAATTCCCTGCATCCATCGAGCCCTGTTGGTTGGAACCCGTACCGACAACCGTATGCAATTCGTCAATAAACAGAACAATTTGCCCGTTGGATTCTGTCACCTCTCGCAGCACCGATTTCAAACGGTCTTCAAATTCACCTCGATATTTTGCTCCAGCAATCAAACTGCCAATATCCAGAGCAATCAA
It encodes the following:
- the clpB gene encoding ATP-dependent chaperone ClpB codes for the protein MQPTDPNKFTDKAWEAIVKSQDIVRAYQQQQLDVEHLVLALLEEPTGLATRIFSRCEIDPLRLQQQLESFTQRQAKVGKNDQLYLGRSLDHMLDKAEEARTKMKDGFISVEHLLLAFTEDDRIGRRVLKSFNVDAAKLEATIKSVRGSQKVTDQNPESRYEALQKFGRDLTEQAKAGKLDPVIGRDDEIRRVIQVLSRRSKNNPVLIGEPGVGKTAIAEALALRIVNGDVPESLKNRQLIALDIGSLIAGAKYRGEFEDRLKSVLREVTESNGQIVLFIDELHTVVGTGSNQQGSMDAGNLLKPMLARGELRCIGATTLDEYRKFIEKDAALERRFQQVFVDQPSVEDTISILRGLKERYEVHHNVKISDSALVAAATLSARYISDRFLPDKAIDLVDEAAAQLKMEITSKPTELEIIDRRLMQLEMEKLSLAGEEKATVQTKERFERIEQEITSLTEKQQNLNNQWQGEKQLLEAISALKQEEEKLRVQIEQAERAYDLNKAAQLKYGKLEGVQRDREAKETQLLEIQSTGATLLREQVTEADIAEIVAKWTGIPVNRLLASERQKLLQLENHLHERVVGQQKAVSAVAAAIRRARAGMKDPGRPIGSFLFMGPTGVGKTELARALAQFLFDSADSMVRLDMSEYMEKHSVSRLVGAPPGYVGYEEGGQLSEAVRRRPYSVVLLDEVEKAHPDVFNILLQVLEDGRITDSQGRTVDFRNAVIVMTSNIGSEHILDISGDDANYERMQNRVMDALRSHFRPEFLNRVDETILFHTLNRSEMRQIVRIQLKRVESLLNEQKISLEISAAACDRLVEVGYDPTYGARPIKRAIQREVENPLATKLLENTFVPGDTVVIDAGDNELVFSKKMAVKVPTTQGKTLLIEASREA